One Cetobacterium somerae ATCC BAA-474 genomic window, CCTTTGAAGATCCATTTATAAGATATAATCCATATGGAAGAACACCATTGGCTTATGGTATGAAATATGAACCAAGTAGCGATACAGAATTATTAAAAGTAACAATAATGGGTATAGGTGGAATGCCTAATTTTAGTTATGAAAAAAAATATGTATCAGGAGATATTTTACCAATAGTAGGATTATATCCAAAAGTGGAAAATATAGTTTTAATTGAACAGTTAAATCCGAATGATAAAAAAGTTATAAAGAGTAAAAAGCTAAAATTAAAGACGATACCAATAGATGATAAATTGCCAGCTATTTATATTGAAAAAAGAGTTCCAGGAAGTATTCAACCAGGATTTAACTTAGCTTCTTATAATTTAAAGGATGAGGGGTTACCATTTGCTTTTGATAGCATGGGAAATATAAGATATATTTTAAAAACTGGGAAAGAGATGAGAAAAGTTAAAATTGAAAAAGAGGATTCAGGTGTTTGGGAAGTAAAAAATGATGAGGATAAATTTCAATTAGATATTTTAGGGAAGATACTTGGAAGAATTGGTAGAGATGATGAAGATGCAGCTAGTAAAAATAAAAAAACAAAGTACTTAATTAGAAATAATAATATATTAACAGTTGTATCTTATAGAGATGAGGCTTATCCAACAGCCTTATTTTCAGAGTATGGTTTAGATTCTAAAGATGAAATATTTAAGGCAATTATATTTTATGATAAAAATGGAGCTGATGAAAATATAATAGAGGATGGAGAAAGAGTCGTTCTTTATGAAGGAGATAGTGAGAATTAATGTTAAGAGCGTTTTATATAGGTATTTTAGGTATTCTATTTTTAATATTAACAAATTTCTTAGGGTTAACATTAGAAACGAGCATCATAGGTATTGGAGTATTTTCTTTTATAATATTAGGGCTATATTTATTTGATTTAATGAATTTTGATGTGCCTAAGTATTCAATAAGAAATTATCTAACTGTAATTGGATTAAACTTTATATTCTTTTTTATTTGGTTTTTTATAAGTTGGGATTTTTGGTTGATTATATTCTTTGTTTTGTTTGCTACGATTACTATTTTTTTAAGAACACTTATAAATATAAGTGTTTACAGAATTAAACCAGTTACTATTTATGGATCTGGGGAGTTAAAATTTAACTTAGAAAAGAGTTTAGAGAAATTAGAGGGATATAGTTATATTGATTTTAATGATAATATTGACCAATTAGAAAGCTTTGTAAAAACTAATAATATAAGATTATTATTATTAGGAAAGATTAAATTAGAGGAAAAAGAAATTGAAAAAATACTAAAAATAAAATTAAGAAATACTCATGTAATGGGATATTTAGATTATATGTTAGAAATCGAAAAAAAAGTTGAAGTTTCATATATAAATGAAGAGTGGTTATTAAATGCCTATGGATTCGAGATTTTAAGAAGTAAGTTTCAAAATAAGGTAAAAAGAGTTTTTGATATTGGAATGTCTATTATAATAGGTGCTTTAACTTTTCCAATCATGATAATTGCTGCCATAATTGTTAAAATAGAAAGTCCGGGTCCAATTATATATTCTCAAGATAGAGTTGGAGAAAATGAAAAAGAATTTCCTGTATATAAATTTAGAAGTATGAGACAGGATGCAGAGAAAGATGGTGCAAAATGGGCTCAAAAAAATGATCCAAGAGTTACAAAATTTGGAAATTTTATGAGAAAAACAAGAGTAGATGAATTACCTCAACTTTTAAATGTTATTAGAGGAGATATGAGTTTTATTGGACCAAGACCTGAAAGAATGGTTTTTATAAAGGAGTTAGAAAAACAAATTCCTTATTATGGTTTAAGACACATGGTAAAACCAGGACTTACTGGATGGGCACAAGTAATGTATCCGTATGGGGCAACAGTAGAAGATGCTAAAAATAAATTAGAATATGATTTATATTATATAAAGTGTTATAGCTTATATTTAGATATAGTAATTTTATTTAAAACTTTAAAAACAGTTGTTTTTGGAAAAGGAAGGTAAGAGTGATGATAACTGTATTTACACCAACCTATAATAGAGAACAAACATTGAGGAGATTATATAAAAGTTTAAAAAATCAAACAGTGAAAAACTTTGAATGGATAGTTGTTGATGATGGTTCGAGTGATGGAACTGAAAAATTGATAAAAGAATTTATAGATGAAGATGAGATTCCCATATTATATAAAAGAGTAAAAAATGGTGGGAAGATGAGAGCAATAAATATAGGTGTTTCTTTAGCTGAAAAAGAGTTTTTCTTTATTGTTGATAGTGATGATTATTTAAGCGAAAAAGCAATGGAAACAATAGAGGAAGAAATTGTAACCTTACCAGATGATTATGCTGGAATTGTATTCAGAAAGGTTGAAGTTTTTGATAATGGAGAAAGTGTTAGAAAAAATGAAACTTTTGGGGGAGCTCAAATAGATAGTAATCCTTTAGATATATTTTACAATAAAAAAATATTAGGAGATAAGGCTGAAATAGTTAAAACTTCTATAATGAGAGAGTATCCTTTTCCAGAAATAGAGAATGAAAAATTTATTCCCGAAGGATATATTTGGAATCAGATAGGTGAAAACTATATTTTTAGATACATAGATAAGGGTATATATTACTATCAATATTTGGATGATGGTTATACAAGAAAATTTAATGAGATAATAAAAAATAATCCTAAAGGATTAAAATTATATTACCAATATATGTTGAGAAAAAAAATCCCAATTAAAAATAAAGTTAAGTTTTTAATTAGATTTTTCCAATCGATGTATTATGATTGGAAAAAAGAAAAGGAGAATTAAATGAAAATACTTCACATAATAACATCTTTAGAATTAGGTGGAGCAGAAAAGCTACTATTAGATTTAATTCCAGCTCAAAAAAAACAGGGAATGGAAGTGGAGTTATTAGTTTTAGATACTAAAAATGAAAAATTTTTAGAAGAATATAAAAAAAGAGGTGTAAAAATTTACACTCTTAAAGCAAATGATAAATTTAGTTTAAGAAATCCATTTGAAATATCTAAAATAGTAAAAGAAAATAAAATAGATATAGTACATGCTCATCTTGTTCATGCTCAAATTTGGACAAGTATTGTAAAATATTTAAATAAAAAAGTAGTGTATATAACAACAGAACATAGTACTCACAATAGAAGAAGAGAGAAGTGGGTATATAAAATTTTAGATAAATTTATATATAGTTCTTACGATAAAGTAATAGCAATATCAGAAGCTACTGCTAGAGAACTTATGAAATGGGTAGGATTAAATATAAAAAAAATAGAGATTATACCTAATGGAGTTTCATTAAGGGCATTTATGGGAAAGCCTAAAGAGAGAAAAGGAAATAATTTAATAATGGT contains:
- a CDS encoding glycosyltransferase, producing MKILHIITSLELGGAEKLLLDLIPAQKKQGMEVELLVLDTKNEKFLEEYKKRGVKIYTLKANDKFSLRNPFEISKIVKENKIDIVHAHLVHAQIWTSIVKYLNKKVVYITTEHSTHNRRREKWVYKILDKFIYSSYDKVIAISEATARELMKWVGLNIKKIEIIPNGVSLRAFMGKPKERKGNNLIMVSRFHSSKDHLTVVRAMEKLPKNYTLTFVGEGETQEAVKREVLMLNLNDRVQFLGYSNSIPALLKRSDIAIQSSNFEGFGLSALEAMAAGTPIVASDVEGLANVVGDSGLLFKLGDVNDLVKKIMSLEDQKYYFEKSKAGIKNSLIYSIEGTAKKYINIYKEELK
- a CDS encoding sugar transferase; this encodes MLRAFYIGILGILFLILTNFLGLTLETSIIGIGVFSFIILGLYLFDLMNFDVPKYSIRNYLTVIGLNFIFFFIWFFISWDFWLIIFFVLFATITIFLRTLINISVYRIKPVTIYGSGELKFNLEKSLEKLEGYSYIDFNDNIDQLESFVKTNNIRLLLLGKIKLEEKEIEKILKIKLRNTHVMGYLDYMLEIEKKVEVSYINEEWLLNAYGFEILRSKFQNKVKRVFDIGMSIIIGALTFPIMIIAAIIVKIESPGPIIYSQDRVGENEKEFPVYKFRSMRQDAEKDGAKWAQKNDPRVTKFGNFMRKTRVDELPQLLNVIRGDMSFIGPRPERMVFIKELEKQIPYYGLRHMVKPGLTGWAQVMYPYGATVEDAKNKLEYDLYYIKCYSLYLDIVILFKTLKTVVFGKGR
- a CDS encoding glycosyltransferase family 2 protein is translated as MITVFTPTYNREQTLRRLYKSLKNQTVKNFEWIVVDDGSSDGTEKLIKEFIDEDEIPILYKRVKNGGKMRAINIGVSLAEKEFFFIVDSDDYLSEKAMETIEEEIVTLPDDYAGIVFRKVEVFDNGESVRKNETFGGAQIDSNPLDIFYNKKILGDKAEIVKTSIMREYPFPEIENEKFIPEGYIWNQIGENYIFRYIDKGIYYYQYLDDGYTRKFNEIIKNNPKGLKLYYQYMLRKKIPIKNKVKFLIRFFQSMYYDWKKEKEN